The sequence below is a genomic window from Corvus cornix cornix isolate S_Up_H32 chromosome 1, ASM73873v5, whole genome shotgun sequence.
AAACAGCTATGGTCTTAATGACGGTAGTGAACAGATCTCCTCCAGCCCTAACCAGAAGGTTTGTTGAGACATCTTACAGCAGATTTTCCCAAAATTTCTCCTAATCCTGGGCAGTAAGAGCCTATTCCCATTATGCCTATTTGATGTACCTGTGAGTTTCTCTTTCTAGAAATATGCTAAAGCACATGAATTTCCTTACaaaatgtgtcatttttctGTCCTCCCAACTGCATATGTAAAGGGCTTGGTCCCCTTACAGCAACTAACTTTAGTGATGTATTGAAATAGCAGGAAAGTAACTTTGATGTTGGGAGCCCTAGAAATTGACTGACACCAAGTCTGGGAGAAAGTGAGTGGGAAGggcattcaaaacaaaaaaaaaaaaaaatgaactgtagGAAAAGAGGCATGAGCCCCAAAGACCAGGGGATAGACTGGTTGCAGTTGTAGAGTGCTCTCAGTGGATAACAGCCTGGAAGGTATCATTTACAAAGCTCTGAGATGAGCAATGTCTCCCTGGAGTTCCAAGAAAATCTGCACCTGGATGTTCTACAATCTATCTGAAGTATTACTCTGTGCTTGGCCTCTATAGAAGAGACAAATGTAGCAAATCTTTTTGACACTATAAAAATCAAAGGATATTAAAAACAATCATTAGGaagaactgtaaaatatttaattgagGTTTAGACTGGGCATTAGggaaaattttcttcactgaaagggttgtcaaggattggaacaggctgcccaggcaaGTGGTGGAAACatcatccctgaaagtgtttaaaaaccatgtagatgtggtgcttaaAGACACGGTTTAGGGGTGtacttggcagtgctggtagATGGTTTGACTcgatgaccttagaggtcttttccagccttaatggTTCTAGGAttcaaattaaaagaataaaactaGCAGGTCACTAAGTGATCAGAAGGTACAACAAGACTTGATAACATGTAAGTTAGACATCCCTTTTGAGTCATTTGCAAACCCCATGGCATCAGCCATCAGCTCTTCCCTGTAGCACACCCTCAATCTAAAGGCAGCAGCCATCTCTGCTACAGAAGCCTAGACccaaaaagctgttttattctGAACCTCTAAACCTTACTTAGGAAAGATGCCAAACAAACAAGTTTCCTCGTCCCATTGCCCTAAAAACAAAGTCCAGGCTTTGTTATCATTGAAACCTGAAAATCCCTCACGTGCTTTAGATGAGCTCTTTATCAGTGAATGTATCTGCAACTGGCTGACAGCCATTCAAGCCACACTTAATGGCTATTGTGCGTTAAAAGAGAGGCTTTCAGAGAATTCTCTTCAAGCCTGTCTGTGTTATCTCCCTAAATAATGACAATTCATTCAGAATTCAGCAAATTGAAGATTTTAGatattactttaaaatgctAGCATGAGAGGGCAGGTAAGCATGAGACAGTCACAAAAAAAGGTGGCTCTTTTTGACACAGACACTTATCCTGTGAAACTTCATAACACTGTTCCCTGAAAGTGCTATGGCATGGGTGAGGGGGGAGACAGAACAGGTTCATGGAAGAGAAACACACTGAGAAACACACTACCAACACATCAGTATCTCATCCATCTGTGAGCATAGTTAAGGACTAGGAGTGCATTAGGGATATGTACTCTGCCATCAATATTCTTACTATCCCAGTGCATCTGCTTATGGACACTATTGCCTCTAGCTTTCCCATATGAAAACACCTCcaaaagggagaaggaaaaggaaaacaagtgggaaaaagggagggaaaaaaaaggtcagggagaaataaaaaaggccaGGGAGGAAAAAGGTGGTAACAgtgaaacagagaggaaaaatgattGAGTCTAATACTCCAGAACGGTATTCAGAGGGCTGGTGGATGTCACCAAGGAGGGCTCTGCCCACCAAAGTGAGAGGATGTGGGTCCAGAAACAAGCCAAAGCACTGCTGGCATCTCCCATCTGGAGCTTCCTTCccctggaggagaaggaagcaCCCTAGCACTGGGGTGCATACTCTGCAGAACAGAAGTCCCACAGGTTAGCAAGACTTTGGATGGGTACAGATTAAAAGGTGAGGGGGAAAGCACAGTCTGAGCCTCAAGTAAAGGTTTCCAGCAGAGTCAGAAGACAGGCTGGTGcacgtgtgcacacacagctctgctgtgtgctgcagacGAGGCACTGGCGTCCCTGAATCCACAGtcccacaaaaccccaaatcttcTACTAGACTCCAGATGCATCCCAGTGCAGTTGCTCTTCTGCTGCATGATGCAAACTTGTGCTGTCTGGGATCTGACAAAATCACGCTCCCATTCTCACCCAGCGGCCCCTTCTAGCCAGTGTGGTTCAGTTTCCCTTAAGTGCTTTACATGTGTTTTTTACCCAGAGTAAATCATCCCTGGCACATCATTGGAGTCCAAATGAGACCAGCAATGAAGGACAGACTCAGACAATGGGCACACCCAAGACATTACTGAGGGAATGATAAAATGCTGTGGTattcattaaacattttttgATCATTTCATTGCAAAATTGATCGTGTAAATAACTTTcaacaataaaaaatatgttgCTGGCATCAGTGTCCTGTGGGACTTGTAATAAAATCCAGTAGGCTGCCCAAAATAATACACTAAGCTGAAGAAACAAGACTCAAAAATGGCTTAAGTCATCTTTCCCATTTATCAAAGAGGTAAACATTGGTCTTAATTTTGGAGGATGCAATAGGATGCTAACTCAAACAATTCACAAGTAGAATGATGATCTCCTTAGCGACTTTATCCGTTCCAACACAACAGATGCTGGGAACAAAGGAGACTTATTAACAAAGGTAATTTTTGAGAGCAGGGACATAAAATCgtttaaagtaataataaaaagcaaaaaaaaaaaaccaaaaccccacagttttttaaaaaagagcagaTATACCATttctgtgaagggaaaaaagccccacctctcacttgtttttatttccacctgttttgttttgtttagcaCAAAATTCCAGTCCATCTTTTGCAAGGACTTACCTGTCTCAGGGTCAAGGCGAATCACTCTCCCACCGTCATAACAAGCTACCCagagttttccttctgtgtcaATGCTCATCCCATCAGGAATGCTCTCCTCTTTTTCCAGTTTGTATATACTCCTACGGTTGCCTGCAGGTTAGAAAAACCACAGAACTGAGTGAAACAGTTGTTAAAATTTTTATCAGTTACAGCCCAGCAGAGttatttgtattattattttcaaaagctgtgcTAAGGCCCTGAGTTCTTTTCCCATGAAAGAAGTAGATTGTGTCTGCTGGCCTGTTTGTTTCCCGAGACAGTTGTTTCTCAGCATGAAAGCCTGTGGGTCAGTTTCTATCCATTGAAAGTATAATCCTTTTTTCTGGCATTCATTTCTAGTGCACCACTCATGTTCCCTACTTGCAATATTAAATGAATAACTGAATAAATTAATGTTAGATATATTCATAAGATTAATTGCTTGTTCTAAAAGCAGTTTGAATAATTTCAGGTATGGGTTGCTCCAGCTGGAGACTTTTCAAACAGTTTGCTGGAACATGCCAATAATCACTGTTCCAACACAAAACTGACCTTCAGATCTATAAACTGAGAGCTTACATAAACACAGAGTTAGGAAACGCATCAATTTCAAAGGCATATTATCAacctaaaaacaaacaactctaTCTGAACTTTTACCActgttattaaataaaattaaacccaACGTTCCAACATTGTTTATTTCATGCTCTGACAACTTCAATGTTTCTCATATGCAGCAATATTCTTAATGAGTTTCCTTTTTGCTCCTGGGGATTTTCAGACTGCCCACAGAAAGAGAGTGAGCAAGAAcgagtgagagagagaaataccCTATTTCCTAAGGAAAAACTCAGTTGTAAGCCATAGCAGAGAATCATTAGGACAAGGTGCTACAtccaaaattactttaaattcaGAGTTTTAAAGCTAAACATCAAATTGGCTGTGTTCTTTTAATGCAAATACCTCAGCCCGTGTACTCAAAAGCAAATTACTAGTCCAAGTCacctgaatttttcttttgcccaAGCTTGTAGAAACCCTTAAGGcgttgttttgttttaaactaatGAAGGAAGCTTTGAGTTACTGCTACTGTTGTTGCCTTGTTCTTTCTGCAGAATCTTCATTTAATagcttatattttaaaaaacaaaacagggtgAAGAGTGAAAAAATATCTAGAGAAGCTGGCAGAGGTTTTGCACAAGACTACAAGCTTGCTGTCAGTTTGCCTGTGCTGCCAGTAACAAGAAACACGCAGCCACAGGAACAGACAGATGAGATACACTTTGTCCTTTTCACATTGGAAGATCAGATACGCCTTGTGTTTAGTAACAGTAGTACAGATTACTACTCAAACTGCCACGcaatttaaatactttatagCATTACCAAACGACCCTGACTGGTTTGAGCCAGAAGCCTACGCAGGCACAGACAGATGTTAATATGTCTTCTGTTGTTTTGCTCTAAAGAGGTTTCTGGATAAGTGCTCCCAAAGCTCTCATCATCTGTGTAATAACCAGAGCAGAAACAAATATCACAATCTTTAGGCACAAACAATTATTTTGGAATACAACCACTCATACCAATTTTTCCAGTTTGGAGGTCATAATCAAAAGCATCCACCGAGTAGGACAAGCTGTCAATGTAGAAGAAGGTTTTGTGATCCAGCGACCAGTCCAGCCCATTAGAAATGTCCACCTGGTCAAAGTGCCTCACCACTGAGAGGTCAGGGAAGAGAGTGTACAGAGAGCCTTGGTGTCTCTCCAGCACAGCGGGACGAATCTCCTCTGCCATTGTACCTGTGAAGAGCCAAAGGGGAGGAAGCAGGTTCAGAGTGAATGGACTCTCCTCCAGGTCTGGGGGCAGTCCCTCACTATGATGATGATCACACTGCCAGCATAGAAGGGAGCAGTGAAGATGGCTTCTGAAATTTAAGGAAGAAACTGagtcaaaaggaaaaggtgCATTTTCAAAGTGCTTGCTCTTAGCAGAAGGtgacaaaacacagcttttgttcttttgttgaACATTTTTGGGGCAGAAATGGTGTGCAGCATGATTCCTGCAAAATGCTGTATTCAGTCATTCATATATTATGACAGGTGTGGCCAGCATTTAAGTTACAATAAATCTTGATGTCTTGTAGAGCtgagagagtggaaaaaaattacctcctCCCTCAGAATGAGTCTTACACTAAAGCCTCTTTTAAAGCAAATCTCATCTTTGCAGCTTGAAGTTGGCAGCCGAGAccagctctggagaggctgGGTAAATGCAATTTAAGGTAAGCCTCGGGACTGaatggcacagcaggagcacagaatggtgttttaaaaaacaggagGACAGGATCACAGCTGAGGCTGGACggcacctctggagatcatccaggATCAccccctgctcagagcagggtcagACACTGCAGATTCCTCCCATCAGTGTTGGGTGTTGAAGATCTCTACGGATAAAGACTCCACAGTCTCTCTGGACAACCACTGTTCCACTGTTTGATCATCCTCAGTAAAGGAATTTTCTTACATCCATACAGAACTGACTgagtttcagtttgtgcccactCCTTCTAGTCCTTCAGTGGGCATCACTGAGCAGAGTCTGGTCTCCATCTTTTTTACTCCCTCCCCAGTCAGGTACTTATACATACAAGTAAGATCCCCTGAGCTTTCTCATCTCCAGGATGAATAGTCCCTTagtttttagaaataaaattctgactTATGAAGAACAAACCACACAGTATAATAAATTTCTCactagaaaagtattttctgttggCACCCTTCCAGTATTCAAAAAACAAGTAGCTGACAGGGAAGAGGCAAGGCCAGTATCTTAAACTAGGCAGGCTCCAAATAGTCGGcctcttttaaacaaaatagtCCAGATTAGATAGTGCCCAGGTGATACAAATAGATTTGTAAATGGGATTGAACTCTGTTTgaagacaacaaaaaatccccaccacTTAACTGTCAAGGAAAACTTGCTATGACTGATCATTGCATGTTATCACCAAAACCCAGCAAGCaccagagggaaggaagagccTGCAGCATACCTGCGAAATACCTCCCTGCAGGATCCACCTTCCCATCATTGAATCGAGTATTTGCTTTATCCTTGTCCACTTGAGTGATGGTGGTTACCAGCTCCTCTTTCCATTTCAAAGCAGCAAACCTGGTTCCTAGGGTGATGACATAATCCCCAGACTTCCGGAGAGCCACGGAGCTCACAGGAGCATCTGGAAAAAGGGTGAAATTGAAAAGTGGGATGTGCTATGAAGAGATATTTCTCTTCTGCCCACTTTAGACATGCAACCTGAACTCAGTGAAACCACAGGCAAGAGAAACAACCTACTTTTCTACCAACAAAATTGATGTTTAAATACATAGAAACAGATTATGTCATATGAACTTGAGTATTACCACTGCTACCAGGAGCTATAATCATTACCAGCACCTAGCTGAGCTAggagctgaatttaaaaaaaaaaaaagtataaaaaggGGGACAGGAACATATACTTTTTACAATAGCTTActatttttccctctccaagGGAAAAATCAATTGCCACAAGAGCTCTAGAGCAACTGTGTTTATTTAGCACAGCTCCTGCATAAATGAGCCCTGCAGTGATGGAGGCAGGGTATCTCTGCACTGGGACAGGACACAGTGGGCAGGAGAGACACCCCCCCCACACCAcactctgctgtgctgcacaaacctccagcagcaccaaaaACACACCAAGAGTGGCAGGACTTCCCAAGagctaaaacaaaacagaaaactagTAAATGCTCCAGATTAGTTTACACTCACTTGAGCTATTATGCATAAAACCTCAATTGCAGGTTATTATAAAGgaattagtaaaaaaaaaccccagtgagcGTGAAGATAACATTTCTGTAAAAGCCTAACATCAGATGCAATATAGGGAATAATAACTTTAGGCAGGGCAACAAAATCTGGCATAATATTTTCTATACATGGGACTAAttgctaatttttaaatttaaaactgaaacatttcttgTATTTATGGCTTTGCAGGGGTATAATTAGGTAATAGTTTCACAAACACAACCACCATCAGTCACCACTAGGTACTAAGAGGAactgctcctttccagctgtttgCTCATGGGTCAGGATGCCCCTTCCCTTGGAGGCCTGGCAGCAGTACCACCATGACAGAAACCCAAATGCTATttgcccccagcactggagatGCACACCTGGACTGCAAGCTCTGCCGtagcagctgaggctgctgatGGTCTGGGCTCATTTACACTGAGGTGCCATTCCTTCCTCCCGTGCCAGGACAGAGGGCAGCAGAGTGCCCTCAGCCGTGTGTGGCACCTGCCACACAGAGTAATTTTGCTGGTCTTTGGACCACACCAATAAAAGTGGTTCTCTGTCTGTATCAGTGGCAGGGACTTTCCTAGCAGAGCATGGGAGTGCAAGTCTACATTTGCTCTCCCAGGAAAAAGCCGGGGGCCATGGCTCAGAGGACTCCTTCCACCTGGGCAGCCCCCAGGGCCTTCCTCCCACCCTGGGGGGAGCAGCCCCGAAGCACGGCTGTCCACTGGAGGTGTTGGACATCCAGGTGCCCCTACAGCCACAAGAACGTTCCCTTACCTTCCTGACAAAGCACCCCAGAGGAAAGGGATGCATGAGGATGCAGCCACCCTACTGCTCACTGAACAAACATAGCACAGGCAGAGTCTCAGCCCATGCATCCAGCTCAGTCTGCTGCGACCCCGGAGGGCTTTGTTaaagcagcacctgcaggaacTGATTGATTTGCAGCACCATCTTATGCCCAAGAGAAAACTGACTATAAGGTCTCCCCTCCAGGCCCAGTTATGCATTTACGATGTTTCCCCTGCAGAGTCAAAAAGGGCATTAGAA
It includes:
- the LOC104686024 gene encoding regucalcin yields the protein MSSVRIECVAKEGCRIAESPVWDEKEGALLYVDITGRKVCRWSPVTRQVQAIPVDAPVSSVALRKSGDYVITLGTRFAALKWKEELVTTITQVDKDKANTRFNDGKVDPAGRYFAGTMAEEIRPAVLERHQGSLYTLFPDLSVVRHFDQVDISNGLDWSLDHKTFFYIDSLSYSVDAFDYDLQTGKIGNRRSIYKLEKEESIPDGMSIDTEGKLWVACYDGGRVIRLDPETGKRLQTVKLPVDKTTSCCFGGNDYSEMYVTTATDGMDKEWLSRQPQAGGIFKITGLGVKGVPPYPFAG